The stretch of DNA TCGGCGTCGACCGTGAGCGCCCCCGAGAGGATCATCTGTTCGAGCAGCTCGCCGACGGCCTCGGGCAGCCCCGCGGTGGCGGAGTGGACGACGTCGGTCCATACCTCGGCGACATCGGGATCACCGACGGTTCCGGACAGAAAGGCGTGAACCTCCGAACGGTCATACGGGCAAAGCGCGATCTGGCGCCCCGAGGGATTTCGCTCCGATTCCGGGAGCCCATGCAAGGATGTGGCCAGCCGCAGGACTACCCGCGACGGCGCACCATCACGAGGACAGTCGTGCAGTTCGAGCCTCTCCCCTGCGCGTCGATCGAGGCGGACTTCGTGGCCAGCATCAGCGATCACCGCTGCCGCCTGATGCAGCCATGCCTCCGAGGGCAGGCCATGCGACCAGACCGACCAGTTGGCGCCTCCGGTGAGATCGAGGTCTTCGCGCAGCGCGGCCAGCAACTGGTGGTCGTTCTCACGCATCCGCCAGCGCTCGCTGCGCAGTTGCCAAATCAGCTGCTCAGCAACGATCCCCGTCGGATCCAGCGCGGCATCGAAACCGGCCAGCCAGGTCAGGAGGGAGTGTTCGTCGGCGGCGCGTTCATCGGCGCTCTTGGCCAACAGCCGCGCGATGACGTCATCGGCCCACGGCGGCGCCTGCCGCAGCCGCGGTCGGTCAAAGTCCGGGGCGCCCTCGAGATGCCCGGCAATTTCCAGCGCCGGTTCGCCGGCGGCATAGGGACGCACACCGAAGATCCACTCATACAGAATGATGCCAGCGGCATACCAATCGGCGCGGCCATCCGCGGGCTGGTTGGTCAGGAACTCGGGCGCGCAGTAGCCAACCGTCCCGGCTCCACGCGGGCGGTCGGCGTCTCCGATGGGGCGCGCCAGCCCGAAATCCAGCAGACAGATTTCGCGTTTGGCTGCATCCCCGACGGGACGGCCCGTCACGCGCCAGAGCAGGTTGTCGGGTTTGAGGTCGCCATGGACCCAGCCGCGCTGGTGCACGAAGAACAGCACACGCGCCAACGAGCGCAGCAGTTGCGCGAATTCATCGTTGGCGGCCGGCGCCCCCTGGCCGAAGAGCGGCTGCCCCTCGACCCAGTCGAGAACAATGTACGGACGTTTTTCGTGGCGGCCGAACTCGTAGGCGCGCGCGACCTGCGGATGGATCAGTTGTGACTGGACGGTGAATTCGTGAAAGAGCGATGCGCCGGTTGCGGGGTCGGCCGCGGGATCGGCCCACTTGAGCGCGCGCCAATGGCCATCGGCCTGGCGCACGCGGTAGACGGTAGCGAAGCCGCCCTGACCGACGGCGGTGCCGCAATAGCGGCCGATGGTGACTTCAACACCCGGCATGATGACGCGCTGCGACGCGTGGACCGCCCGACCTGGCCGGTCAACTCTCGAAGGAGGCGTAGGTGCGATGCACCGGCAGACGGATGGTGAAGGTGGTGCCGCTGCTGTCGGAGCGCTCGACGCCAATGGTCCCCGAGTGATTTTCGATGATCGTTTTGCAATTGAGCAGGCCGAGCCCATGCCCGTCGGCCTTGGTGGTCTTGGCCACGGTGAAGACACCCGGCCGGACGTCCGGCGGCAACCCCGGGCCGTTGTCCGAGACGCGCACCTCCAGCATCTGATCCTGGGCGTTGTAGCGGGCGACAATGCGGATTTCGCAGGCGCGGTCGCCGCAGGCCTCCACCGCGTTCTTGTAGAGATTGTATAAAACCGACTTGATGTGACCGGCGTCGATGCGCACCGGAGGCAGCCCTGTTTCGCAGTCGACGGTGAACTGCACCGGCTTGAACATCTTGTGGGGACGAATCGTGAACAGATGTTCCTCGATCACGTCCTTCAGTTGGCATTCCACCAATTTGGTCTCAAACTTGGCGTCTTCCATGAGCGATTCGGTGTAGCGGCGCATGTCATCAATGCCGCGCAGGATGCGCTCGCAGGCGTTGGCCACATCAGCGACCCGGTTGTTGTTCAGGTGGATGGGCATGAGTTCCGCCGACACGGACATGGTCTGCAGGTGGTTGTTCATCTCGTGGGCGATGTTGCGTACCGCCTGGGCTTTTTCGACCATCTGCTCGGAGCGAATCAGATACTCCTCGATGGTGGTTCGCTCGGTGCGGTCCTCGACGACGATGATGATCTTGGGCGCCTCGCCCACGATCCCGTTGAGCGGAGAGATTTTGATCGAGAGCACCGTCTTGCGCCCTCCGATGGAGAGGAAGTATTTGTCCTTCGACAACGGCTTGCGGCTGACGAGGACCTCGGTCAGCATTTCCTTCCAGACGGTGCTTTCCTCGGAGGGCAGGATGTCGGTGAACAGGGCGTGTGTCGCCACCAGGTCGGCCCCGGTCCAGGGCGCATCGGGGCTGTGGAAGATGCTCTCGGCGGCCAGATTAAAGGTGATCACGCGGAACTGATCATCGACCACGCAGATGCCAACAGGCGTCTTATTGACGACGTTTTCGTTGTAGCGCGTCAGCGACAACAGCCGTCCATAAAGCTTGGCGTTCTCGATGGCGATGGCGGCCTGTTCGGCAAAGAGCTCGAAGAGCCGCAGGTCGCTTTTGCCAAACAGCCCGGCGCGCGACTGGTTGTCGAGATAGCAGACGCCGATGACCTTGTCCTTGATCTTCAGCGGCACACAGATAATGAAGCGCAGATTGAGCGCGACCACCGACTTCTGGTGGGCGTAGCGCGGGTCTTCCTGGGCGTTGGAAGTGTACTCCGACTGGCCTTTGGTGGCGACACGGTCGGCCACCGACCGTGAAATGGCCAGGTCATCGGCGCTGTCGAGTTGCTCTTTGTTGATGTTATAGGCGGTGCGAATCTTCAACTGCCCTTCCTCGTCCAGGAGCATGAGGAAACCGCGCTCGGCGTTAAGCAGTTCGATCGCGTGGCGCATCACGCGCTTGAGAATCTCGTCCAGATCCAAAGTCGAGTTGATCGCCTTGGACACATCCAGCACGGCTTCGAGATTGCGTGCCCGCACCCCGGTCACATCGGCCTCGCCGTTCACGACCGGCTTGGGAGATGCGCCGGGTAGTGTCATATCCAACGCCGATTGCAGGAACGGGCTGGTGTCTTCCAGACCGTCTTTGGCCGCGACTGGCGTCTTGGCCTTGATCTTCCCAGACTTCTCTTTGATGTCGCCCATCGATCCACTCCCTACGATGATGACCCTATCGGATCATATCGACACATGGGCAGCGCTCCTTGACGTGCTTAACCGCCGTTCTGGCAAAGGGTAGGGCGCAGGTGTGCAAACGCGGCACAGTCGCGCAATCTTCGAACAGCCGACCAGCAGAAACAAGTCTGCGTCAAGCGATCTATTGAATTGTCCGACAATTAGTTGCGGGAGGGGGGCTCAGAAAACCTGACCGAGGCGGAAGGAGACGCGCAAATCACGGTCGGTGTGGTCCAGACCTTTGGCGACGTCGAGACGCAGCCCTTCCCCCAGACCCAATCCAACACCGAGATCGGATTTGAACTCGGAGATATCCACGAAGTCATCGGCAAAAGTGGCACGGCCGACATCGCAGAAGAGAATGATCCCGCCGTCAAAGGTCTCGTTGACCCAGTAATCAAACCGGTATTCCACGGTGGCGAGAAAGGCCTCATCGCCGACCATGGACTTCTGCGGATACCCCGGCAGGGAGCCGATGCCGCCGAGGAAGAACAGCTTGTTGGGCGGCACATCGTGCCGGGCCAGACCATACCATGCCCGGGCGAAGAGGCGATGCACATCGCGAGAGCGCCAGGAGGCGTTGACGGCCGCCTGCCAGCGGTCGTAGTCGAACTCGCCGCCCAAGGCGCCGCCGGCAATCTCGCCTGAGAGTTCCATGCCGAAATCCAGGCGTGGACGGTGCTCCTCGCTCTCATGTGGTTCGAGCGCCAGGGACAGATGCAACGCGCTGGTGCGCTCCTCGAAGCGATCGACCCAATCGGCCAGGAAGGCATCATCGACGGTGGAGAAATTCTCCCGGAAGCAATGATCGGGGCGGAACAGGTGCCAGAGGTTGCGTTCCGCTTCGAGCCAGCGATAATCGGTGTTGCGGTAGGTCGCCGACAAGACACCGCGTTCGCGGTATTTGTAGGTGGCACCGACCTCACCGCCATCGGATCCGAAGTAGTCGCGGTAATCGGAGCCGGCGACCAGCGCATAGAACGTGTTGGCGGTGCGGCCCACCCAGAGATCGTCTTCGGTGTCGGTCAGCCGGAAGATGCGTATGTGCATGTCCAGATCGGCGGAACGGATGAGCCGCTGGCGGACCTCGAGACGGTATTGCCAGGTTTCCGAGGCGAACGCATACCCGGCAAACACCTCAAGCCGGGGAGTGAATGCCGAGCGCTGATAGCCCGCCTGGGCGCCGAAGCGCAACCCATCGACGCGATCATAGGACAGGTCGGGGCGCCACTGGAACCCTTCCTCTTCAAACTCCCAGGCGCGCGCCACCGACAACCGCGGCCGGCGGTGCCCGCCCGGCGCAAACACCTGACCGTAAATCTTGCCGTCGCCGCGCTGGCGCAGGATGCCGCCGACAACTGCCACGTGCCCGCGCACGCTGGCGCCCTCGCGCACGATGACATCGCCGCCGAACGCCAACACGCTTCCCCCCAATTCACCGAGGACGGTCACGCTGCCGCCGAACGCAACAACGTCGCCCGGCATGAACTCGCCGGCGGGAATGGCGAAGGCGCTGTCGACGACCCATGTCAGATCGGATGTCGGCGCGGAATCGTCCGCGGCGGAGAAGACCACCTCGCACCGATCGGCCGTGATCACCGGAAACGTCACCGACAGCCGGGCGGGCGGAATGGGTCGGCCGCCAATGGCCAATCCGCCGGCCTGGAAGACCGCGGCCAGCGATTCACGCTCGCGCGGCACCAACCCGAGTTCGTCATGGCGGCCACGCATCGAGTCCGCCGGAGCGCCGAGCGTCATCCAGGTGTAGTCATTCTTCGATGCCGACAGGCGCGCCACCTCGCCGGCCGCCGCGCCGGCACCCGGAGTGAACGCCGCCAGCAAGACGGCAGCGGCGAGAATCCTCAGGGTGACAGGTTGGCTCATGGTCGGTCCGTTCAGCGCCGAACGGCGGTGGTAAAGTTGACATGCGCGAGCGTATCGCGCAAGGCATCACGATGCGCCCGAAAGGCCAGTTGTTCCGGCAGATCCTCCGGCCGGAAGAATTCGACCGCCTCGGCATCATCGCCGGGGACGGGCGGTCGTTCCTCGGATTCGCGCATCCAGTAGACGATCAGCACCGCATGCTGGCGGGGATCATCAAAGCCGGAATAGACTCCGAGAACATCCCCGGCGACCGCCGCCAGCCCGGTCTCCTCGGCCAGTTCGCGCTCGGCGCATTCCCGCGGGGATTCATTGTACTCCATGAAGCCCGCCGGAATGGACCAGTACCCTTTGCGCGGCTCAAAGGCGCGGCGCACCAGACAGATTCGTCTGTCGCGCACCACGATACCGCCGGCCGCCGGCACGGGATTGTGATAATGAATGAAACTGCACCGCGGGCAGCGACGGCGCGTCTGATGACCGTCGCGGTGGTCCTCCAGGGGTGTCGCGCATCGCGGGCAGAACTGGTAGAGAGTGGCCATCGTATGCTCGTCGCTTGACCGATTATAACCCGCCGGATGGGATTCGGCACGGGAAAAGCCGCCGGCTAAATCGCCCGAAAAACCACCATGGTCAGATCGTCGAAGCCGAGGTCCCCCTGCGAGAAGGCGGTGGCCTCGCTGACGATCTGGCGCGACAGCTGCTCGGCCGGCAGCGCGCGGTGCTTGATGACGAGTCTTTCGATGCGCTCCTCGCCGAAATCCGTGCCGGAGGGGGACTCGAGGTCCGAGAGGCCATCGGTGAAGAAAAACACCGTGTCCATCGGCTCCAGGCGCACTTCCTCGACTTCGTAGGTCACATTCGGCATGACGCCCAGCACCAATCCACCGCAGTCGAGCCGCTCGCAGCGTCCGTCGCAGCGCACCAGCATGGGCTGATTGTGCCCGGCGTTGGTGTAGGTGAGGATGCGCGTGGCCGGGTTGTACTCGGCGTAGACCATCGTGGCAAACTGT from bacterium encodes:
- a CDS encoding ATP-binding protein — encoded protein: MGDIKEKSGKIKAKTPVAAKDGLEDTSPFLQSALDMTLPGASPKPVVNGEADVTGVRARNLEAVLDVSKAINSTLDLDEILKRVMRHAIELLNAERGFLMLLDEEGQLKIRTAYNINKEQLDSADDLAISRSVADRVATKGQSEYTSNAQEDPRYAHQKSVVALNLRFIICVPLKIKDKVIGVCYLDNQSRAGLFGKSDLRLFELFAEQAAIAIENAKLYGRLLSLTRYNENVVNKTPVGICVVDDQFRVITFNLAAESIFHSPDAPWTGADLVATHALFTDILPSEESTVWKEMLTEVLVSRKPLSKDKYFLSIGGRKTVLSIKISPLNGIVGEAPKIIIVVEDRTERTTIEEYLIRSEQMVEKAQAVRNIAHEMNNHLQTMSVSAELMPIHLNNNRVADVANACERILRGIDDMRRYTESLMEDAKFETKLVECQLKDVIEEHLFTIRPHKMFKPVQFTVDCETGLPPVRIDAGHIKSVLYNLYKNAVEACGDRACEIRIVARYNAQDQMLEVRVSDNGPGLPPDVRPGVFTVAKTTKADGHGLGLLNCKTIIENHSGTIGVERSDSSGTTFTIRLPVHRTYASFES
- a CDS encoding BamA/TamA family outer membrane protein gives rise to the protein MSQPVTLRILAAAVLLAAFTPGAGAAAGEVARLSASKNDYTWMTLGAPADSMRGRHDELGLVPRERESLAAVFQAGGLAIGGRPIPPARLSVTFPVITADRCEVVFSAADDSAPTSDLTWVVDSAFAIPAGEFMPGDVVAFGGSVTVLGELGGSVLAFGGDVIVREGASVRGHVAVVGGILRQRGDGKIYGQVFAPGGHRRPRLSVARAWEFEEEGFQWRPDLSYDRVDGLRFGAQAGYQRSAFTPRLEVFAGYAFASETWQYRLEVRQRLIRSADLDMHIRIFRLTDTEDDLWVGRTANTFYALVAGSDYRDYFGSDGGEVGATYKYRERGVLSATYRNTDYRWLEAERNLWHLFRPDHCFRENFSTVDDAFLADWVDRFEERTSALHLSLALEPHESEEHRPRLDFGMELSGEIAGGALGGEFDYDRWQAAVNASWRSRDVHRLFARAWYGLARHDVPPNKLFFLGGIGSLPGYPQKSMVGDEAFLATVEYRFDYWVNETFDGGIILFCDVGRATFADDFVDISEFKSDLGVGLGLGEGLRLDVAKGLDHTDRDLRVSFRLGQVF
- a CDS encoding NUDIX hydrolase; its protein translation is MATLYQFCPRCATPLEDHRDGHQTRRRCPRCSFIHYHNPVPAAGGIVVRDRRICLVRRAFEPRKGYWSIPAGFMEYNESPRECAERELAEETGLAAVAGDVLGVYSGFDDPRQHAVLIVYWMRESEERPPVPGDDAEAVEFFRPEDLPEQLAFRAHRDALRDTLAHVNFTTAVRR